In Saccharothrix syringae, the following are encoded in one genomic region:
- a CDS encoding TetR/AcrR family transcriptional regulator, which yields MAGRPRSARVDRALTTATLELLDEVGFDALTLDAVATRAGVGRPALYRRWPTKLHLVAHVLLTDVVPMADPDTGSARADLLALANALVDGLSWVVLAVHAEARRVPGLVDGFLAERHALVDGVVRRGVARGELRAGTDPELVRDLLFGPLVYHWLATDRARPAEDVFALVWPLLSADRVGADQVSAGPPRPAGPR from the coding sequence ATGGCTGGACGACCGAGGAGCGCCCGGGTGGACCGGGCCCTGACCACCGCCACGCTGGAGCTGCTGGACGAGGTGGGGTTCGACGCGCTGACCCTCGACGCGGTGGCGACCAGGGCGGGGGTCGGCCGGCCCGCGCTCTACCGGCGGTGGCCGACCAAGCTGCACCTGGTGGCGCACGTGCTGCTGACCGACGTCGTGCCGATGGCCGACCCGGACACCGGCAGCGCCCGCGCCGACCTGCTCGCCCTGGCGAACGCGCTGGTCGACGGGCTGTCGTGGGTCGTGCTGGCGGTGCACGCCGAGGCCCGCCGGGTGCCGGGGCTGGTCGACGGGTTCCTGGCCGAGCGGCACGCGCTGGTCGACGGGGTGGTGCGGCGCGGGGTGGCGCGCGGCGAGCTCCGGGCCGGGACCGACCCGGAGCTCGTGCGCGACCTGCTGTTCGGCCCGCTGGTCTACCACTGGCTGGCCACCGACCGGGCGCGCCCGGCGGAGGACGTGTTCGCCCTGGTCTGGCCGCTGCTCAGCGCGGACCGGGTCGGCGCGGACCAGGTCAGCGCAGGCCCGCCTCGTCCAGCAGGGCCTCGGTGA
- the yaaA gene encoding peroxide stress protein YaaA has translation MLVLLPPSETKAEGGSGGPLDLDLLSHPELNPVRAKLVDALVDLAADVPASLAALGLSERQAGEVARNAELRRSPTTPALARYTGVLYDALGLDSLTKAERSRAHRRLAVASALFGLVGGGDPIPAYRLSGGSALPATGPLGALWRPVLEPVLAGADDFMVDLRSSPYNSLARVPGAAVVRVVTEDAKGRRNAVSHFNKAHKGRLARALVESRSEPADLKSLVRVATRSGFHLEPTGPHTADLVV, from the coding sequence GTGCTCGTGCTGCTCCCGCCGTCGGAGACCAAGGCCGAGGGCGGTTCCGGCGGGCCGCTCGACCTCGACCTGCTGTCGCACCCCGAGCTGAACCCGGTGCGGGCGAAGCTGGTCGACGCGCTGGTCGACCTGGCCGCCGACGTGCCCGCGAGCCTGGCCGCGCTCGGGCTGTCCGAGCGGCAGGCCGGCGAGGTGGCGCGCAACGCCGAGCTGCGCCGCTCGCCCACCACGCCGGCCCTCGCCCGGTACACCGGGGTGCTCTACGACGCGCTCGGCCTGGACTCGCTGACCAAGGCCGAGCGGAGCCGCGCGCACCGGCGGCTGGCCGTCGCGTCGGCGTTGTTCGGGCTGGTCGGTGGTGGTGACCCGATCCCGGCCTACCGGCTGTCGGGCGGCAGCGCGCTGCCCGCCACCGGGCCGCTGGGCGCCCTGTGGCGGCCGGTGCTGGAGCCGGTGCTGGCCGGCGCCGACGACTTCATGGTGGACCTGCGGTCGAGCCCGTACAACTCGCTGGCCCGGGTGCCCGGGGCGGCGGTGGTGCGGGTGGTGACCGAGGACGCGAAGGGCAGGCGGAACGCGGTCAGCCACTTCAACAAGGCGCACAAGGGACGGCTCGCCCGCGCCCTGGTCGAGTCCCGTTCCGAACCCGCCGACCTCAAATCCCTGGTGCGGGTGGCCACCAGGTCCGGCTTCCACCTGGAACCCACCGGCCCGCACACCGCCGACCTGGTCGTCTGA
- a CDS encoding HXXEE domain-containing protein — MVSKKVTWGLLAAWVVHDLEELVTTARWTRRQPRVPTTTAPHAATAIGLVGVVVAAAAADGARTGGRSPFFQAVLTGFGLHSVTHVLGSAVFRGYTPGVVTAPVVVAPFSVWAIRQLRRAGIRVHPSPRALIWFPVTVGAAHAIARLVTRAADRPHSMPGQRP, encoded by the coding sequence ATGGTCAGCAAGAAGGTCACCTGGGGCCTGCTCGCCGCGTGGGTCGTGCACGACCTGGAGGAACTGGTCACCACGGCGCGCTGGACCCGGCGGCAGCCGCGCGTGCCGACCACGACCGCGCCGCACGCGGCGACCGCCATCGGCCTGGTCGGGGTCGTCGTCGCGGCCGCGGCGGCGGACGGCGCGCGCACCGGCGGCCGGTCCCCGTTCTTCCAGGCGGTGCTGACCGGCTTCGGCCTGCACTCGGTCACCCACGTGCTGGGCAGCGCGGTGTTCCGCGGCTACACGCCGGGCGTGGTCACCGCCCCGGTCGTGGTGGCCCCGTTCAGCGTGTGGGCAATTCGTCAACTCCGCCGCGCGGGAATTCGGGTGCACCCCTCGCCACGTGCGCTGATATGGTTCCCGGTGACGGTCGGCGCGGCCCACGCGATTGCCCGTTTGGTCACTCGTGCGGCCGATCGGCCGCACTCGATGCCCGGGCAGCGCCCGTGA
- a CDS encoding VOC family protein, translated as MTISIGMITFDTEDPRRLVDFWTKALNTSVAQDYGDFVMLAPATEGGVSLAFQRVGDPTPGKNRVHFDAHVTDLEAEVERLVGLGATAVERHTHPGLTWQVLADPDGNRFCLAHSG; from the coding sequence ATGACCATCTCGATCGGCATGATCACCTTCGACACCGAGGACCCCCGGCGGCTGGTGGACTTCTGGACCAAGGCGCTGAACACCTCGGTGGCGCAGGACTACGGCGACTTCGTCATGCTCGCCCCCGCCACCGAGGGCGGTGTGAGCCTGGCGTTCCAGCGGGTCGGCGACCCGACGCCGGGCAAGAACCGGGTGCACTTCGACGCGCACGTGACCGACCTGGAAGCCGAGGTCGAGCGGCTGGTCGGGCTGGGCGCGACCGCGGTGGAGCGGCACACCCACCCCGGCCTGACCTGGCAGGTGCTGGCCGACCCGGACGGCAACCGGTTCTGCCTCGCCCACTCCGGCTGA
- a CDS encoding winged helix-turn-helix transcriptional regulator, translated as MGVVIDNDRCSIARALAVLGERWSLQVVRDVFNGLQRFEDLREHLGIARNVLSNRLAGLVDAGLLERVPYREFGSRQRHEYRLTAAGRELWPVLVTLMDWGDRHLADGPPPVEPEHVGCGGKVSMVPVCAHGHVLTEPQRELGLRLSS; from the coding sequence GTGGGAGTGGTCATCGACAACGACCGGTGCTCGATCGCGCGCGCCCTGGCCGTGCTGGGCGAGCGGTGGTCGCTCCAGGTCGTGCGGGACGTGTTCAACGGGTTGCAGCGGTTCGAGGACCTGCGCGAGCACCTGGGCATCGCCCGCAACGTGCTGAGCAACCGGCTGGCCGGGCTGGTCGACGCCGGGCTGCTGGAACGCGTGCCCTACCGGGAGTTCGGGTCGCGGCAGCGGCACGAGTACCGGCTGACGGCCGCCGGGCGCGAGCTGTGGCCGGTGCTGGTGACCCTGATGGACTGGGGCGACCGGCACCTGGCCGACGGGCCGCCGCCCGTGGAGCCCGAGCACGTGGGGTGCGGCGGGAAGGTGTCGATGGTGCCGGTGTGCGCGCACGGGCACGTGCTCACCGAACCGCAGCGCGAGCTGGGCCTGCGCCTCAGTTCATGA
- a CDS encoding 4Fe-4S binding protein has translation MGIEEHPTVRRVREHPRTRPPSTVAASWLRELALAAGADDAGFVPVTRPELAVDLEHARAALPGARTYVAFCVRMNRDNVRSPLRSVANTEFHQALDDAEVVGHRLTRALEDAGYRAVHPAAAFPQEMDDFPGRAWVVSHKLVAQAAGLGRIGIHRNLIHPRFGNFVLLGTVVAEFEVDEPTGPIDYNPCLECKLCVAACPVGAISKDGAFNFLDCYTHNYREFMSGFTDWVEQVADSTDRDDYRRRVSPAESASMWQSLAFRPNYKAAYCMAACPAGEDVIGPFLDDRKGFLEQVVKPLQDKAEPVYVRPGSAAEEHVTRRFPHKDVRRVSNGLPGN, from the coding sequence ATGGGCATCGAAGAGCACCCCACCGTGCGAAGGGTCCGCGAGCACCCGCGCACCCGGCCGCCGTCGACGGTCGCCGCGTCGTGGCTGCGCGAGCTGGCCCTGGCGGCGGGCGCCGACGACGCGGGGTTCGTCCCCGTCACCCGCCCGGAGCTGGCGGTCGACCTGGAGCACGCGCGGGCGGCGCTGCCCGGCGCCCGCACCTACGTCGCGTTCTGCGTGCGGATGAACCGCGACAACGTCCGCAGCCCGCTGCGCAGCGTCGCCAACACCGAGTTCCACCAGGCGCTCGACGACGCGGAGGTGGTGGGGCACCGGCTGACCAGGGCGCTGGAGGACGCCGGGTACCGGGCCGTGCACCCGGCCGCGGCCTTCCCGCAGGAGATGGACGACTTCCCCGGGCGCGCCTGGGTCGTGTCGCACAAGCTGGTCGCGCAGGCGGCCGGGCTGGGCCGGATCGGCATCCACCGCAACCTGATCCACCCCCGGTTCGGCAACTTCGTCCTGCTCGGCACCGTGGTGGCGGAGTTCGAGGTCGACGAGCCCACCGGGCCGATCGACTACAACCCCTGCCTGGAGTGCAAGCTGTGCGTGGCCGCGTGCCCGGTGGGCGCGATCTCCAAGGACGGCGCCTTCAACTTCCTCGACTGCTACACCCACAACTACCGCGAGTTCATGAGCGGCTTCACCGACTGGGTGGAGCAGGTCGCCGACAGCACCGACCGCGACGACTACCGCCGCCGGGTGTCCCCGGCCGAGTCCGCGTCGATGTGGCAGAGCCTGGCGTTCCGGCCCAACTACAAGGCGGCCTACTGCATGGCCGCGTGCCCGGCGGGCGAGGACGTGATCGGCCCGTTCCTCGACGACCGCAAGGGGTTCCTGGAGCAGGTCGTCAAACCGCTCCAGGACAAGGCCGAACCGGTCTACGTGCGCCCCGGCTCGGCCGCCGAGGAGCACGTGACCAGGCGGTTCCCCCACAAGGACGTGCGCCGGGTGTCCAACGGCCTGCCCGGGAACTAG
- a CDS encoding GlxA family transcriptional regulator: MLRTVAAVVIDGLAPFEFGVVCEVFGIDRTDEGVPPVDFRVCGPQPGAPVRTSVGASLTPEHGFDALDGADLVAVPAVGVRPEYPPALLDALRRAHAAGSTLLSVCNGAYVLGEAGLLDGRRCTTHWRYADDLARRFPEAEVDPDVLFVDEGDIVTSAGTAAGIDACLHLVRRELGSAVTGAIARRMVVAPQRDGGQRQFIELPAPPHRADSLQPLLAWLEDRLDEEHSVASLAERATMSERTFARRFAAETGTTPHRWLTTQRVLRARRLLEETELTVEDVAHRCGFGTAALLRHHFTALVGVAPKDYRRSFCQRDRPKV; encoded by the coding sequence ATGCTGCGCACCGTTGCCGCCGTCGTCATCGACGGCCTGGCGCCGTTCGAGTTCGGGGTCGTCTGCGAGGTCTTCGGCATCGACCGCACCGACGAGGGCGTGCCGCCGGTGGACTTCCGGGTCTGCGGCCCGCAGCCCGGCGCGCCCGTGCGCACCAGCGTCGGCGCGTCCCTGACCCCCGAGCACGGGTTCGACGCGCTCGACGGCGCCGACCTGGTCGCGGTGCCCGCCGTGGGCGTCCGCCCCGAGTACCCGCCCGCCCTGCTGGACGCCCTGCGCCGCGCGCACGCCGCCGGCAGCACCCTGCTGTCGGTGTGCAATGGCGCGTACGTGCTCGGCGAGGCCGGCCTGCTGGACGGTCGCCGCTGCACCACGCACTGGCGGTACGCCGACGACCTGGCCCGCCGCTTCCCCGAGGCCGAGGTCGACCCGGACGTGCTGTTCGTCGACGAGGGCGACATCGTCACCAGCGCGGGCACCGCCGCCGGCATCGACGCCTGCCTGCACCTGGTCCGCCGGGAACTGGGCTCCGCCGTCACCGGCGCGATCGCCCGCCGCATGGTGGTCGCGCCCCAGCGGGACGGCGGCCAGCGCCAGTTCATCGAGCTGCCCGCGCCGCCGCACCGGGCCGACAGCCTCCAGCCCCTGCTGGCCTGGCTGGAGGACCGGCTCGACGAGGAGCACAGCGTGGCCAGCCTGGCCGAGCGGGCCACCATGTCCGAGCGCACGTTCGCCCGCCGCTTCGCCGCCGAGACCGGCACCACCCCGCACCGCTGGCTCACCACCCAGCGCGTGCTGCGCGCCCGCCGCCTGCTGGAGGAGACGGAGCTGACCGTGGAGGACGTCGCCCACCGCTGCGGCTTCGGCACGGCCGCGTTGCTGCGCCACCACTTCACCGCCTTGGTGGGTGTCGCCCCCAAGGACTACCGGCGGTCCTTCTGCCAGCGCGACCGGCCAAAAGTGTGA
- a CDS encoding endonuclease/exonuclease/phosphatase family protein, which translates to MTWNLWGRFGPWREREKAIIDTLRVVDPDVLALQEVWTSADGTSQLEVIAEALGMHSAGSAHPLGDTGLGQGNAVLSRWPISGWQTVDLTPDPTDPRLAVVADVETPQGTVPVVSTHLSWRPDEGGARLRQVRAIREHLAARPAGVLPPVVMGDLNAEPTSDEVRALTGLKADEPPGPVFMDCWEQARGGEHGYTWDHTNPYAACTPWPRRRLDYVLIALPDLGLVHQKRMGWFEVDSCELAGVSAVRGTVPSDHYAVVTRLRVLPDRPH; encoded by the coding sequence ATGACCTGGAACCTGTGGGGGCGCTTCGGGCCGTGGCGGGAGCGCGAGAAGGCGATCATCGACACGCTGCGGGTCGTCGACCCGGACGTGCTGGCGCTCCAGGAGGTGTGGACCTCGGCCGACGGGACATCGCAGCTGGAGGTCATCGCGGAGGCGCTGGGCATGCACAGCGCGGGTTCGGCCCACCCCCTCGGCGACACCGGGCTGGGCCAGGGCAACGCGGTGCTCAGCCGCTGGCCGATCAGCGGGTGGCAGACCGTGGACCTCACCCCGGACCCGACCGACCCGCGGCTGGCGGTGGTGGCCGACGTCGAGACGCCCCAGGGCACCGTGCCGGTGGTCAGCACGCACCTGTCGTGGCGGCCCGACGAGGGCGGGGCGCGGCTGCGGCAGGTGCGGGCGATCCGGGAGCACCTGGCCGCCCGGCCGGCGGGCGTGCTGCCGCCGGTCGTCATGGGCGACCTCAACGCCGAGCCCACCTCCGACGAGGTGCGCGCGCTGACCGGGCTGAAGGCCGACGAGCCGCCGGGGCCGGTGTTCATGGACTGCTGGGAGCAGGCCCGCGGCGGTGAGCACGGGTACACCTGGGACCACACCAACCCCTACGCCGCGTGCACGCCGTGGCCGCGGCGGCGGCTGGACTACGTGCTCATCGCCCTGCCCGACCTCGGCCTGGTGCACCAGAAGCGGATGGGGTGGTTCGAGGTGGACAGCTGCGAGCTGGCCGGGGTGTCCGCGGTGCGCGGGACCGTGCCGTCCGACCACTACGCCGTGGTGACCCGGCTGCGCGTGCTGCCCGACCGGCCGCACTAG
- a CDS encoding ABC-F family ATP-binding cassette domain-containing protein → MSRITCADLSFSWSDGTPVFTDLSFTAGPGRTGLVAPNGAGKSTLLKLIAGELRPAGGSVVVDGVLGHLPQALPLTADLTAADVLGVAPVLRALAAVESGDAAEEHFAAIGNDWDVEERARAELDRLGLGDVALDRRLGTLSGGQVVSLGLAAQLLKRPDVLLLDEPTNNLDRDARTRLEAVVADWRGCLLLVSHDRALLDRVDRIAELGPSRLRFHGGNFSAYEAARQAAREVAEKNLRNAEQDLKREKRERQQARERAARRASSGARSGADIPRIAAGNLKRWAQDSAGRADDVHGRRLDAAQARLAEADLAAREEPVLALSLPGTEVPAGRTVFSGRHIRVDRGGRALFAGEGVDLVVRGPERIALTGPNGAGKSTLLRVVEGTLEPDGGVLDRAGGRVAYLSQRLDTLDLSRTTAENLAAAAPGLSRTDSMHLLARFLFRDAHAAVPVGELSGGERLRATLLCLLFAEPAPQLLLLDEPTNNLDLASVGQLTAALNAYRGAFVVVSHDERFLAEIGVRRWLRLAGGVLAEQGPPA, encoded by the coding sequence ATGTCCAGGATCACCTGTGCCGACCTGTCCTTCTCCTGGTCCGACGGCACCCCCGTGTTCACCGACCTGTCCTTCACCGCGGGCCCCGGCCGCACCGGCCTGGTGGCGCCCAACGGCGCGGGCAAGTCGACCCTGCTCAAGCTGATCGCCGGCGAGCTGCGCCCCGCCGGGGGCTCGGTCGTGGTCGACGGCGTGCTCGGCCACCTGCCGCAGGCGCTGCCGCTGACCGCCGACCTGACCGCGGCCGACGTGCTGGGCGTCGCGCCCGTCCTGCGCGCCCTGGCGGCCGTCGAGTCCGGTGACGCGGCCGAGGAGCACTTCGCCGCGATCGGCAACGACTGGGACGTCGAGGAGCGGGCCCGCGCCGAGCTGGACCGGCTCGGCCTCGGCGACGTCGCGCTGGACCGCCGGCTGGGCACGCTCAGCGGCGGCCAGGTCGTGTCGCTGGGCCTGGCCGCCCAGCTGCTCAAGCGGCCGGACGTGCTGCTGCTCGACGAGCCGACCAACAACCTCGACCGGGACGCCCGGACCCGCCTGGAGGCCGTGGTCGCCGACTGGCGCGGCTGCCTGCTGCTGGTCAGCCACGACCGGGCGCTGCTCGACCGGGTGGACCGGATCGCGGAGCTGGGCCCGTCGCGGCTGCGGTTCCACGGCGGGAACTTCTCCGCCTACGAGGCGGCCAGGCAGGCCGCGCGGGAGGTCGCGGAGAAGAACCTCCGCAACGCCGAGCAGGACCTCAAGCGGGAGAAGCGGGAGAGGCAGCAGGCGCGGGAGCGCGCCGCCCGCCGCGCGAGCAGCGGTGCCCGCTCCGGTGCCGACATCCCGCGCATCGCCGCGGGCAACCTCAAGCGGTGGGCGCAGGACTCCGCGGGCCGGGCCGACGACGTGCACGGCCGGCGGCTCGACGCGGCGCAGGCGCGGCTGGCGGAGGCCGACCTGGCCGCCCGCGAGGAGCCGGTGCTCGCGCTGTCCCTGCCGGGCACCGAGGTGCCCGCGGGCCGCACCGTGTTCAGCGGCAGGCACATCAGGGTCGACCGCGGCGGGCGGGCGCTGTTCGCCGGCGAGGGCGTGGACCTGGTGGTGCGCGGACCGGAGCGGATCGCGCTGACCGGCCCCAACGGCGCGGGCAAGTCCACGCTGCTGCGGGTCGTCGAGGGCACCCTGGAGCCCGACGGCGGGGTGCTGGACCGGGCCGGGGGCCGGGTGGCGTACCTGTCGCAGCGCCTGGACACGCTGGACCTGTCGCGCACCACTGCGGAGAACCTGGCCGCGGCCGCGCCGGGGCTGTCCCGGACGGACTCGATGCACCTGCTGGCGCGCTTCCTGTTCCGCGACGCGCACGCCGCCGTGCCGGTGGGCGAGCTGTCCGGCGGCGAGCGGCTGCGGGCGACGCTGCTGTGCCTGCTGTTCGCCGAGCCCGCCCCGCAACTGCTGCTGCTGGACGAGCCGACGAACAACCTGGACCTGGCGAGCGTCGGGCAGTTGACCGCCGCGCTCAACGCCTACCGGGGCGCGTTCGTCGTGGTCAGCCACGACGAGCGGTTCCTGGCCGAGATCGGGGTTCGGCGGTGGCTGCGCCTGGCCGGCGGCGTGCTGGCCGAGCAGGGGCCGCCCGCCTAG
- a CDS encoding serine protein kinase RIO: MRWQVKKARQQRRRDEVAPDRRGRLTEEARDRLAEMREDAQAADVPPEGDRWSTWGDADQGPKPHPSWLVTDLSAVDRELGVVKTGKEADVFLLERAMPGTDRSCLLAAKRYRSNDHRLFHRDAGYLEGRRIRRSREMRAMTNRSAFGRNLIAERWAVAEFAALTRLWQLGAPVPYPVQRDGTELLLEFVGTDGAAAPRLAQLRPDPDELLDLWRQLVDALGLMASAGLAHGDLSAFNLMVHDGRLVVIDLPQVVDLAANPRGPEFLERDVRNVAGWFTGRGLPPELAEPREVTEALLDEAGLR; the protein is encoded by the coding sequence CTGCGCTGGCAGGTCAAGAAGGCCAGGCAGCAGCGCCGCCGCGACGAGGTGGCGCCCGACCGCCGCGGCCGGCTCACCGAGGAGGCCAGGGACCGCCTGGCCGAGATGCGCGAGGACGCGCAGGCCGCGGACGTCCCGCCCGAGGGCGACCGGTGGTCCACCTGGGGCGACGCCGACCAGGGCCCCAAGCCGCACCCGTCGTGGCTGGTCACCGACCTGTCCGCGGTGGACCGCGAGCTGGGGGTGGTCAAGACCGGCAAGGAGGCGGACGTCTTCCTGCTGGAACGGGCCATGCCCGGCACCGACCGGTCGTGCCTGCTGGCCGCCAAGCGGTACCGCAGCAACGACCACCGGCTGTTCCACCGCGACGCGGGCTACCTGGAGGGCCGGCGCATACGGCGCTCGCGCGAGATGCGCGCGATGACCAACCGCAGCGCGTTCGGCCGCAACCTCATCGCCGAGCGGTGGGCGGTGGCCGAGTTCGCCGCGCTGACCCGGCTGTGGCAGCTCGGCGCCCCGGTGCCCTACCCGGTGCAGCGGGACGGCACCGAGCTGCTGCTGGAGTTCGTCGGCACCGACGGCGCCGCCGCGCCGCGGCTCGCGCAGCTGCGGCCGGACCCCGACGAGCTGCTGGACCTGTGGCGGCAGCTCGTGGACGCGCTGGGGCTGATGGCCTCGGCGGGTCTGGCGCACGGCGACCTGTCCGCGTTCAACCTGATGGTGCACGACGGGCGGCTGGTCGTGATCGACCTGCCGCAGGTGGTGGACCTGGCGGCGAACCCGCGCGGGCCGGAGTTCCTGGAGCGCGACGTGCGCAACGTCGCGGGCTGGTTCACCGGGCGGGGCCTGCCGCCGGAGCTGGCCGAGCCGCGCGAGGTCACCGAGGCCCTGCTGGACGAGGCGGGCCTGCGCTGA
- a CDS encoding DEAD/DEAH box helicase, producing MPPLSQGRSERPQTRKPRGRRPGQGNRRPAPVAEPATTVPDHVESTLPEGPLPSFAELGLADELLRALDQAGITDPFPIQAATLPDALAGRDVLGRGQTGSGKTLAFGLALLSRLAGGRAKPLKPRALVLVPTRELAMQVEEALSPFARSLGLWCRTVVGGTSFPRQIDALRRGVDLLIATPGRLSDHVRQGTADLSEVMFTALDEADQMADMGFMPQVRAILDLTPRDGQRLLFSATLDGDVDKLVRQYLHDPVVHSVAPPTGSVTTMEHHLLFVSAEDKQSVVTEVAAREGRTIMFVRTKHHVDRLAKKLRSVGVQAGALHGGKAQSARTRVLGQFREGTMPVLIATDVAARGIHVDDVSLVVHVDPPADPKDYLHRAGRTARAGQSGTVVTLVTHDQRRAVQGLTARAGIRPASTKVRPGDEDLIRITGARVPSGVPVTEPEVPVRARRGGGGGGGPRRTGGGFRGGRFDRDRSGDRAGGRPRRVAQH from the coding sequence TTGCCACCACTGTCCCAAGGCCGTTCCGAGCGCCCGCAGACCCGCAAGCCGCGAGGCAGGCGCCCAGGCCAGGGGAACCGTCGCCCGGCCCCCGTCGCGGAGCCGGCGACCACCGTCCCAGACCACGTCGAGAGCACGCTCCCCGAGGGCCCGCTGCCCTCGTTCGCCGAACTGGGCCTGGCCGACGAGCTGCTGCGCGCGCTCGACCAGGCGGGCATCACCGACCCGTTCCCGATCCAGGCCGCCACGCTGCCGGACGCGCTGGCGGGCCGTGACGTGCTCGGCCGCGGCCAGACCGGCTCGGGCAAGACGCTCGCGTTCGGCCTCGCCCTGCTGTCCCGCCTGGCCGGCGGCCGGGCCAAGCCGCTCAAGCCGCGCGCCCTGGTGCTCGTGCCGACCCGCGAGCTGGCCATGCAGGTCGAGGAGGCGCTGTCGCCGTTCGCCCGCTCGCTGGGCCTGTGGTGCCGCACCGTCGTCGGCGGCACGTCCTTCCCGCGGCAGATCGACGCGCTGCGCCGCGGCGTCGACCTGCTGATCGCCACGCCCGGTCGGCTCTCCGACCACGTGCGGCAGGGCACGGCCGACCTGTCCGAGGTGATGTTCACCGCCCTGGACGAGGCCGACCAGATGGCCGACATGGGCTTCATGCCCCAGGTGCGGGCCATCCTGGACCTGACCCCGCGCGACGGCCAGCGGCTGCTGTTCTCGGCGACCCTCGACGGCGACGTCGACAAGCTGGTCCGGCAGTACCTGCACGACCCGGTGGTCCACTCGGTCGCGCCGCCGACCGGCAGCGTCACCACGATGGAGCACCACCTGCTGTTCGTGTCCGCCGAGGACAAGCAGTCGGTGGTGACCGAGGTCGCCGCCCGCGAGGGCCGCACGATCATGTTCGTGCGCACCAAGCACCACGTGGACCGGCTGGCCAAGAAGCTGCGGTCGGTCGGCGTGCAGGCGGGTGCCCTGCACGGCGGCAAGGCGCAGAGCGCGCGCACGCGCGTGCTCGGCCAGTTCCGCGAGGGCACGATGCCGGTGCTGATCGCCACGGACGTCGCCGCGCGCGGCATCCACGTGGACGACGTGAGCCTGGTCGTGCACGTGGACCCGCCGGCCGACCCGAAGGACTACCTGCACCGGGCGGGTCGCACCGCCCGCGCCGGCCAGTCCGGCACGGTGGTCACGCTCGTGACGCACGACCAGCGCCGCGCCGTGCAGGGCCTGACCGCCCGCGCCGGCATCCGGCCCGCGTCGACCAAGGTGCGCCCGGGTGACGAGGACCTGATCCGGATCACCGGTGCCCGCGTGCCCAGCGGCGTCCCGGTCACCGAGCCGGAGGTCCCGGTCCGGGCCCGCCGGGGCGGTGGCGGTGGCGGCGGTCCGCGCCGCACCGGCGGCGGCTTCCGCGGCGGCCGCTTCGACCGCGACCGGTCGGGTGACCGCGCGGGCGGGCGCCCGCGCCGGGTGGCCCAGCACTGA
- a CDS encoding ArsR/SmtB family transcription factor, translating to MAVWVRLAGVGLARVRFAYSPVFETVMAVDGLRTPGAHAVHLPWVRWARGRVADIPDLDLLLARLEGPAKPAELLPVPDVRMPDLETELRGAPPAEAAVIRRCHEVLIAPHWKRITTVLEADIATRAATLADRGVEAVFGDLHPEVTWEDGELVLHRKPDHRVDLAEHGLVLSPTVFGWPKAWVEIDPVGQGVVRYPARGIGALWEDRSTPHELAALIGRTRARLLTLLEAPRTTTDLATALEVTAGAVSQHIAVLRAARLVTTRREGRHVLHMRTTRADALMN from the coding sequence GTGGCGGTGTGGGTGAGGCTCGCCGGCGTGGGGCTGGCCAGGGTGCGGTTCGCCTACTCGCCGGTGTTCGAGACGGTGATGGCGGTGGACGGCCTGCGCACGCCCGGCGCGCACGCCGTCCACCTGCCGTGGGTGCGGTGGGCGCGCGGGCGGGTCGCGGACATCCCCGACCTGGACCTGCTGCTGGCCCGGCTGGAGGGCCCCGCGAAGCCCGCCGAGCTGCTGCCCGTGCCCGACGTGCGCATGCCCGACCTGGAGACCGAGCTGCGCGGGGCGCCCCCGGCGGAGGCCGCGGTGATCCGGCGCTGCCACGAGGTGCTGATCGCGCCCCACTGGAAGCGCATCACCACCGTCCTGGAGGCCGACATCGCCACGCGCGCGGCGACGCTGGCGGACAGGGGCGTCGAGGCGGTGTTCGGCGACCTGCACCCGGAGGTCACCTGGGAGGACGGCGAGCTGGTCCTGCACCGCAAGCCCGACCACCGGGTGGACCTGGCCGAGCACGGCCTGGTGCTCTCGCCCACCGTGTTCGGCTGGCCGAAGGCGTGGGTCGAGATCGACCCGGTGGGCCAGGGCGTGGTGCGCTACCCGGCGCGGGGCATCGGCGCGCTGTGGGAGGACCGGTCGACGCCGCACGAGCTGGCGGCGCTGATCGGGCGGACCAGGGCGCGCCTGCTGACCCTGCTGGAGGCGCCGCGCACCACCACGGACCTGGCCACCGCGCTGGAGGTCACGGCGGGCGCGGTGTCGCAGCACATCGCGGTGCTGCGGGCGGCGCGGCTGGTGACGACCCGGCGCGAGGGCAGGCACGTGCTGCACATGCGCACCACCCGCGCCGACGCGCTCATGAACTGA